In Rubrobacter radiotolerans DSM 5868, a genomic segment contains:
- the leuD gene encoding 3-isopropylmalate dehydratase small subunit: MEAVKVVSGKALPLGFSDVDTDQIVPSDALKRIERTGFGPYLFSEWKENPDFVMNRSEHEGAVVLLAGENFGCGSSREHAVWAVQQAGFGAVIAPSFADIFKNNCTKNGVLTVELPEEVVNKLLEAVREDPDTEITVDLEARTVEGPGVNETFEVDDFTRHRLLNGLDDVGLTLNNEEDIAKFEKTRPEYLPSVL, from the coding sequence GTGGAAGCGGTAAAGGTAGTCTCCGGAAAGGCCCTCCCGCTTGGGTTCTCGGACGTGGACACGGACCAGATCGTCCCCTCAGACGCCCTCAAGCGCATCGAGCGGACCGGCTTCGGCCCGTACCTCTTCTCCGAGTGGAAGGAGAACCCCGACTTCGTCATGAACCGCTCCGAGCACGAGGGCGCGGTCGTCCTGCTCGCCGGGGAGAACTTCGGGTGCGGCTCCAGCCGGGAGCACGCCGTCTGGGCCGTGCAGCAGGCCGGCTTCGGGGCGGTCATCGCCCCGTCCTTCGCCGACATCTTCAAGAACAACTGCACAAAGAACGGCGTCCTCACCGTCGAGCTCCCCGAGGAGGTCGTAAACAAGCTCCTCGAAGCGGTGAGGGAAGACCCGGACACCGAGATAACCGTAGACCTCGAAGCCCGGACGGTCGAGGGACCGGGCGTCAACGAGACGTTCGAGGTGGACGACTTCACCCGCCACCGCCTCCTGAACGGCCTCGACGACGTCGGCCTCACGCTGAACAACGAAGAGGACATAGCGAAGTTCGAGAAGACCCGCCCGGAGTACCTGCCGAGCGTCCTCTAG
- a CDS encoding CDP-alcohol phosphatidyltransferase family protein — translation MQQENRDTGEGRRGETPPYFRLKAVAVHLYTASGVVLALLILAAAFDGRVQTALWLMLATLIIDSTDGLLARKFRVSEALPFFDGAMLDNIVDYITYVFAPVVLLWSAGFLPEGTLGLAIAAVPLLASSYQFCHVDAKTEDHFFLGFPSYFNVVAFYVIVFGAGPAAASVLIIVCSVLVFVPLRYVYPTRTQAFQRLSLLLTTLWLVSYAVILTQLPEPHPLILGFSVAYLVYYFGLSLLLHGKMILDERRLEEREALD, via the coding sequence GTGCAACAGGAAAACAGAGACACAGGGGAGGGCCGGAGGGGCGAGACCCCACCGTACTTCAGGCTCAAAGCCGTCGCGGTGCATCTGTATACGGCGAGCGGGGTCGTGCTTGCGCTGCTCATCCTCGCCGCCGCCTTCGACGGGCGGGTGCAGACCGCGCTGTGGCTGATGCTCGCTACGCTCATCATTGACTCGACGGACGGGCTGCTCGCAAGGAAGTTCCGCGTGAGCGAGGCGCTCCCGTTCTTTGACGGGGCGATGCTCGACAACATCGTCGACTACATAACCTACGTCTTTGCGCCGGTCGTCTTGCTCTGGAGCGCGGGCTTTCTGCCGGAGGGCACTCTGGGGCTGGCTATCGCTGCGGTCCCGCTCCTTGCGTCGAGCTACCAGTTCTGCCACGTCGACGCAAAGACCGAAGACCACTTCTTTCTGGGCTTCCCGAGCTACTTCAACGTGGTTGCGTTCTACGTGATCGTCTTCGGAGCCGGACCGGCGGCGGCGAGCGTGCTCATCATCGTGTGCTCCGTGCTCGTCTTTGTGCCGCTGCGCTACGTCTACCCGACTCGGACGCAGGCGTTCCAGAGGCTCTCGCTGCTCCTGACGACGCTCTGGCTCGTCAGCTACGCCGTTATCCTCACGCAGCTCCCCGAGCCGCACCCGCTCATCCTCGGGTTCTCGGTCGCCTACCTCGTCTACTACTTCGGCCTGAGCCTGCTGCTGCACGGGAAGATGATCCTCGACGAGCGCCGCCTCGAAGAGCGCGAGGCGCTGGACTAG
- a CDS encoding M42 family metallopeptidase — protein MPDETLLKRLIETPSISGREEKQREIARTVLGSVSDRVRTDALGSVIATRRGREGAPSVMIAAHMDEIGFIVKHIDDNGFLRLQTLGGHDPANMVSQRVLLTTSGGETLRGALQPTRKPPHVAGDEANKVPKAEQFFVDLGLDAETVKAKVRIGDYATMDRTFERVGENYLGKAMDDRIGLFVMYEAMRALESAEVTVHAVATSQEEVGLRGAAASASGIKPDVAIALDVTLALDVPGGGGADEITKLGGGAAIKIMDGSLISHPKLVEHFRSIAEREDIPHQMEILPRGGTDAGAIQRLNGGIPSITLSIPCRYVHSPNEMVSAGDVRACIDLLVKYLEEAHTGDYSL, from the coding sequence ATGCCAGACGAGACGCTGCTCAAGCGCCTGATAGAGACTCCGTCCATCTCCGGCCGGGAGGAGAAGCAGCGGGAGATCGCCCGCACCGTGCTCGGCTCCGTCTCGGACCGGGTGCGCACCGACGCCCTCGGGAGCGTTATCGCGACGCGGCGCGGCCGGGAGGGGGCTCCGTCGGTGATGATCGCCGCTCACATGGACGAGATCGGCTTTATCGTCAAGCACATAGACGACAACGGCTTCCTTCGTCTCCAGACTCTAGGCGGTCACGACCCGGCGAACATGGTCTCTCAGCGCGTCCTCCTTACGACCTCGGGCGGGGAGACGCTTCGCGGGGCGCTCCAGCCTACGCGCAAGCCGCCGCACGTCGCCGGGGACGAGGCGAACAAGGTCCCGAAGGCCGAGCAGTTCTTTGTGGACCTCGGGCTCGACGCCGAAACCGTAAAGGCGAAGGTCCGCATCGGGGACTACGCGACGATGGACCGGACCTTCGAGCGGGTCGGTGAGAACTACCTCGGGAAGGCGATGGACGACCGGATCGGGCTCTTCGTTATGTACGAAGCGATGCGGGCGCTTGAGTCGGCTGAGGTGACGGTCCACGCGGTCGCGACCTCGCAGGAGGAGGTCGGGCTGAGGGGCGCGGCCGCGAGCGCGTCCGGGATAAAGCCCGACGTGGCCATAGCCCTCGACGTAACGCTCGCGCTCGACGTGCCCGGAGGCGGCGGGGCGGACGAGATCACCAAGCTCGGAGGCGGCGCGGCGATAAAGATCATGGACGGGTCCCTGATCTCCCACCCCAAGCTCGTCGAGCACTTCCGCTCCATAGCCGAGCGCGAGGACATCCCGCACCAGATGGAGATCCTCCCCCGGGGCGGCACGGACGCCGGAGCGATCCAGCGCCTCAACGGCGGCATCCCCTCCATAACCCTCTCCATCCCCTGCCGCTACGTCCACTCCCCGAACGAGATGGTCAGCGCGGGGGACGTCCGGGCCTGCATCGACCTCCTTGTGAAGTACCTCGAAGAGGCCCACACCGGAGACTACAGCCTCTAG
- a CDS encoding methyltransferase domain-containing protein, whose translation MSLEWNAALYETLADPMTRWGTEFLGGLDLLGDEYVLDAGCGTGRVTERLLARLPGGRVLAVDGSQAMVRAARERFVGDERVDFSRQDLLELDVDEPVDLVFSTATFHWIGDHETLFLRIFDALKPGGRLAAQCGGEGNISLVAAATERVMRKDRFAPHFEGWTDGKLYASPEDTRRRLAAAGFVDVETWLQPEPTLFQSAEHLAAYLETIVLRSHVRVLPEADRSDFAHAVAREMSEGDGPLLADYVRLNMLARRPTS comes from the coding sequence GTGAGCCTTGAGTGGAACGCCGCTCTCTACGAGACGCTTGCGGACCCGATGACGCGGTGGGGGACGGAGTTTCTCGGGGGGTTGGATCTCCTCGGCGACGAGTACGTTCTCGATGCGGGTTGCGGGACGGGCCGGGTGACGGAGCGGCTCCTTGCGCGTTTGCCCGGGGGAAGGGTGCTCGCGGTGGACGGCTCGCAGGCGATGGTCCGGGCCGCTCGCGAGAGGTTTGTCGGGGACGAGCGGGTTGATTTCTCAAGACAGGACCTTCTCGAGCTTGACGTGGACGAGCCCGTGGACCTTGTCTTCTCGACGGCGACGTTTCACTGGATCGGAGATCACGAGACGCTCTTCTTGCGGATCTTCGACGCGCTGAAGCCCGGCGGCAGGCTTGCGGCCCAGTGCGGCGGCGAAGGGAACATAAGCCTCGTCGCGGCCGCGACTGAGCGCGTCATGCGAAAGGACCGCTTCGCCCCGCACTTCGAGGGCTGGACCGACGGGAAGCTCTACGCGAGCCCGGAGGACACGAGGAGAAGGCTCGCGGCGGCGGGGTTCGTGGACGTAGAGACCTGGCTCCAGCCCGAGCCGACCCTGTTTCAGAGCGCCGAGCACCTCGCCGCGTACCTGGAGACGATCGTGCTCAGAAGCCACGTCCGCGTCCTGCCCGAGGCCGACCGGAGCGACTTCGCCCACGCCGTCGCAAGGGAGATGAGCGAGGGAGACGGACCGCTCCTGGCGGACTACGTCCGGCTGAACATGCTCGCCCGGAGGCCGACCTCGTGA
- a CDS encoding glycosyltransferase has protein sequence MAGKRVAFFPEAAFGPALNSVGIAQAVERRGHEAVFLSDPGFVEVYEGYGFAAHPVNLSEPMPAEEMAKFWEEFINGQIPNFRKSPYEQLGNYVRDCWEAIVESAKWAEKDLPHILDELRPDVVCVDNVVLFPAVKRYAQSNGKAWVRIISCSENEIPDPQIPPHLSGCGERDTVCHERFRKRFLQAIEPIHADFNEFLKSCGEEPYPPGEFFETSPHLNLLLYPEPVKFDRAEPLDPERFQYLEGCVREDEPYTLPTFREKNDAPLLYVSYGSLGAGDTELLKRVIAAVAQMPVRALVNVGDYASEYDEPPPNVHLAGWYPQPSVIPQVDAVIHHGGNNTFTECLYFGKPAIVMPYVWDGHDNATRIEETGHGFKLDRYRWTEEDLRERIDRCLTDGKMRERLAATSRRMQARHGPTRAAELIEGLLP, from the coding sequence ATGGCGGGAAAACGGGTGGCGTTCTTTCCGGAGGCGGCCTTTGGTCCGGCGTTGAACTCGGTCGGGATCGCGCAGGCGGTCGAGCGACGCGGGCACGAGGCGGTCTTTCTCTCGGACCCGGGCTTTGTCGAGGTCTACGAGGGGTACGGCTTTGCGGCGCATCCGGTGAACCTCTCGGAGCCGATGCCGGCCGAGGAGATGGCGAAGTTCTGGGAGGAGTTTATAAACGGCCAAATCCCGAACTTCCGGAAGAGCCCCTACGAGCAGTTAGGCAACTACGTCCGGGACTGCTGGGAGGCGATCGTCGAGAGCGCGAAGTGGGCCGAGAAGGACCTCCCGCACATCCTCGACGAGCTTCGTCCGGACGTCGTGTGCGTGGACAACGTCGTGCTCTTCCCGGCGGTGAAGCGGTACGCGCAGAGCAACGGGAAGGCGTGGGTGAGGATCATCTCCTGCTCGGAGAACGAGATCCCCGACCCGCAGATACCGCCGCACCTCTCGGGCTGCGGCGAGCGCGATACGGTCTGCCACGAGCGGTTCCGGAAGCGCTTTCTCCAGGCGATCGAGCCGATACACGCCGACTTCAACGAGTTCCTGAAGTCCTGCGGCGAAGAGCCGTACCCGCCCGGGGAGTTCTTCGAGACCTCGCCACACCTGAACCTCCTGCTCTACCCCGAGCCGGTGAAGTTCGACCGCGCGGAGCCGCTCGACCCGGAGCGCTTTCAGTACCTCGAAGGCTGCGTCCGGGAGGACGAGCCCTACACGCTCCCGACGTTCCGGGAGAAGAACGACGCGCCCCTCCTCTACGTGAGCTACGGCTCGCTCGGGGCGGGGGATACGGAGCTCCTGAAGCGCGTTATAGCGGCGGTCGCCCAGATGCCCGTCAGGGCGCTCGTGAACGTCGGGGACTACGCGTCCGAGTACGATGAACCGCCGCCGAACGTGCACCTTGCCGGGTGGTACCCGCAGCCGTCGGTGATCCCGCAGGTTGACGCGGTGATCCACCACGGCGGGAACAACACCTTCACCGAGTGCCTGTACTTCGGGAAGCCCGCGATCGTCATGCCCTACGTCTGGGACGGCCACGACAACGCGACGCGCATCGAGGAGACGGGGCACGGCTTCAAGCTCGACCGCTACCGCTGGACGGAGGAGGACCTCCGGGAGAGGATCGACCGCTGCCTCACCGACGGGAAGATGCGCGAGCGGCTCGCCGCGACAAGCCGGCGCATGCAGGCCCGCCACGGCCCGACACGCGCCGCGGAGCTTATCGAGGGGCTTCTCCCGTGA
- a CDS encoding class I SAM-dependent DNA methyltransferase: protein MSDARSLFDGLAEEYDRGCLRTVPDPEGLYGAVVRSLPFRPDRELRVLDLGAGTGLLSAKVAERFPEARITLVDLSVRMLDVARRRFAHSPGRFVFRVLDYVREPLPGGPSGFEVVVSALSLHHLAHGDKQKTFGKVHASLAGGGRFVNADRVRTEKPPGVSHDHEHDGPHAVEVATLKEQIGWLREAGFEEVECRYESGPENNRFAVYGGRKS, encoded by the coding sequence GTGAGCGATGCGAGGAGCCTCTTTGACGGACTGGCGGAGGAGTACGACCGGGGATGCCTCCGGACCGTGCCGGACCCGGAGGGTCTCTACGGCGCCGTGGTGAGGAGCCTGCCCTTCCGGCCGGACAGGGAGTTGCGGGTGCTGGACCTCGGAGCCGGGACCGGGTTGCTCAGCGCAAAGGTCGCGGAGAGGTTCCCGGAGGCGAGGATCACGCTCGTAGACCTCTCGGTCCGGATGCTCGACGTGGCGCGGCGGCGCTTCGCCCATAGTCCGGGGCGCTTTGTATTCCGGGTCCTGGACTACGTGCGCGAGCCGCTACCCGGAGGGCCTTCGGGCTTCGAGGTCGTTGTGTCGGCGCTCTCGCTCCACCACCTCGCGCACGGCGACAAGCAGAAGACCTTCGGGAAGGTGCACGCTTCGCTGGCGGGCGGAGGCCGGTTCGTCAACGCCGACCGCGTCCGGACAGAGAAGCCGCCCGGGGTCAGCCACGACCACGAGCATGATGGACCGCACGCGGTCGAGGTGGCTACCCTTAAAGAGCAGATAGGCTGGCTCCGGGAGGCCGGGTTCGAAGAGGTGGAGTGCCGCTACGAGAGCGGTCCAGAGAACAACCGCTTCGCGGTGTACGGCGGACGCAAGAGTTAG
- a CDS encoding YDG/SRA domain-containing protein, giving the protein MADRVFGDIPGYPPGSLFENRAHLSAAGVHRPLQAGISGTAKGGADSIVLSGGYEDDEDYGKLVIYTGAGGQDQFTKKQTHDQPFERGNRALAFSSTNGLPVRVIRGAGHPSPHSPPHGYSYDGLYLVESYWHEPGRSGFRVWRFRLVKIPSLSGATETEPSGVSEERGFYDMLGRQEQTTARIVRDAALAVSLKRLYKYACQMCGLSLRCPAGPYAEAAHIRPLGSPHDGPDVISNMLCLCPNHHVLFDAGAVSVARDLSLIGEPGKLKLKGRHKIGQEHLAYHREHFLTDLT; this is encoded by the coding sequence GTGGCAGATCGCGTCTTTGGAGACATCCCCGGATATCCGCCTGGGAGCCTTTTCGAGAACCGCGCTCACCTGAGCGCGGCCGGTGTGCATCGTCCCCTTCAGGCAGGCATCTCAGGAACTGCAAAGGGAGGTGCAGACTCTATTGTGCTCTCCGGCGGCTACGAAGATGACGAAGACTACGGCAAACTTGTTATCTACACGGGAGCCGGTGGGCAGGATCAGTTCACAAAGAAGCAGACACACGACCAACCGTTCGAGCGTGGCAACCGCGCTCTCGCTTTCAGCAGCACGAACGGGCTACCGGTACGCGTTATCCGGGGTGCAGGCCACCCTTCTCCACACTCGCCACCCCATGGCTACAGCTACGATGGTCTCTACCTCGTCGAGAGCTACTGGCACGAGCCGGGACGTTCGGGTTTCAGGGTCTGGAGGTTCCGGTTGGTAAAGATACCGTCTCTATCTGGCGCCACAGAAACGGAGCCTAGCGGTGTCTCGGAAGAGCGAGGCTTCTACGATATGCTGGGTCGCCAAGAACAGACAACCGCCCGAATTGTGAGAGACGCAGCGCTCGCCGTGTCGCTCAAGAGACTCTACAAGTACGCCTGCCAGATGTGCGGATTATCCCTTAGATGTCCGGCCGGACCTTACGCCGAGGCCGCGCACATCAGGCCGCTGGGCTCCCCGCACGATGGACCGGACGTCATCAGCAACATGCTGTGCCTCTGCCCGAACCACCACGTCCTTTTCGACGCGGGGGCCGTCTCGGTTGCTAGGGACCTCTCGCTTATTGGCGAGCCGGGAAAGCTAAAGTTGAAAGGTAGGCACAAGATCGGTCAGGAGCACCTCGCCTACCACCGCGAGCACTTCCTGACCGATCTCACCTGA
- a CDS encoding PaaI family thioesterase: MDPEKPDAAPARPKRRFEPADGDYERRVRESYATQTFMQHIGAELGRIEPGYCEILLPFDRRLCQQDGFLHAGVTTTLADNACGYAAYTLMPEGSRVLSVEFKMNLLRPASGESFAARAEVIKPGRNLTVLEGTVYALSGEEGEKVEKEIAFMVATMTRA, from the coding sequence TTGGACCCCGAGAAGCCCGACGCCGCACCCGCCCGCCCGAAGAGACGCTTCGAGCCCGCCGACGGAGACTATGAACGGCGAGTCCGGGAGAGCTACGCGACCCAGACCTTTATGCAGCACATAGGGGCCGAACTCGGACGCATCGAGCCGGGCTACTGCGAGATTTTGCTCCCCTTCGACCGCAGGCTCTGTCAGCAGGACGGCTTCCTGCACGCCGGAGTGACAACGACGCTCGCGGACAACGCCTGCGGTTACGCGGCCTACACCCTCATGCCCGAGGGCTCGCGGGTCCTCTCGGTGGAGTTCAAGATGAACCTGCTCCGGCCCGCAAGCGGCGAGAGCTTCGCTGCCCGAGCCGAGGTGATAAAGCCCGGAAGGAACCTGACCGTGCTTGAAGGGACCGTCTACGCGCTCTCGGGCGAAGAGGGGGAGAAGGTCGAGAAGGAGATCGCCTTCATGGTCGCAACGATGACCCGCGCCTAG
- the trpS gene encoding tryptophan--tRNA ligase translates to MSEKRQRVFSGIQPSGNLTIGNYLGALKNWVAIQEENENFFCIVDLHALTVPQDPKVLSEKIREVAAIYLAVGLDPAHCTIFRQSKVSGHAELAWLLNCVARFGELSRMTQFKDKTVRGGADSASAGLFTYPVLMAADILLYNANLVPVGDDQRQHLELTRTLARRFNHLYGETFVVPEGMILESGARVMGLDDPTVKMSKSSKSPGHYVAILDDPDVIRKKIRRAKTDSGTEVTATPDKPAITNLLDIYSATTGRSVPELESEYAGRGYGDLKKGLAEAIVETLAPIRERALALLDDPAELDRLLDAGAERAGAVASEALGTAKAKMGLG, encoded by the coding sequence ATGTCCGAGAAGCGACAGAGAGTGTTTTCCGGAATACAGCCGAGCGGCAACCTGACGATCGGCAACTACCTCGGAGCGCTCAAGAACTGGGTTGCGATCCAGGAGGAGAACGAGAACTTCTTCTGCATTGTGGACCTGCACGCCCTCACGGTCCCGCAGGACCCGAAGGTGCTCTCGGAGAAGATCCGGGAGGTCGCCGCGATCTACCTCGCCGTCGGGCTCGACCCCGCTCACTGCACGATCTTCCGTCAGAGCAAGGTCAGCGGACACGCGGAGCTTGCTTGGCTCCTCAACTGCGTCGCGCGCTTCGGGGAGCTCTCCCGGATGACGCAGTTCAAGGACAAGACCGTCCGGGGCGGGGCGGACTCCGCGAGCGCGGGCCTCTTCACCTACCCGGTGCTCATGGCCGCCGACATCCTGCTCTACAACGCGAACCTCGTACCCGTCGGGGACGACCAGAGGCAGCACCTGGAGCTTACCCGGACGCTCGCCCGGCGCTTCAATCACCTCTATGGCGAGACCTTTGTCGTGCCGGAGGGCATGATCCTCGAAAGCGGCGCCCGCGTAATGGGCCTCGACGACCCGACGGTAAAGATGAGCAAGTCCTCAAAGTCCCCCGGGCACTACGTCGCCATCCTCGACGATCCGGACGTTATCCGGAAGAAGATCCGCCGCGCAAAGACCGACTCGGGAACCGAGGTTACGGCGACGCCGGACAAGCCGGCCATCACGAACCTGCTCGACATCTACTCCGCCACGACGGGCAGAAGCGTCCCCGAGCTCGAATCGGAGTACGCCGGGAGGGGCTACGGGGACCTGAAGAAGGGCCTCGCCGAGGCGATCGTAGAGACCCTCGCCCCGATCCGGGAGCGCGCTCTCGCGCTGCTCGACGACCCGGCGGAGCTCGACCGGCTGCTCGACGCCGGGGCCGAACGCGCCGGGGCGGTGGCCTCCGAGGCGCTCGGCACTGCAAAGGCGAAGATGGGGCTCGGCTAG
- a CDS encoding IclR family transcriptional regulator, with product MSGVGVLDRSVAILARLSEGPATLGEVVSGTGLPRPTAHRLLSALEKHHLVARAGGRYTLGSRLFGWGNRAGLVPGLVEASRPELVGLRDRVDESVQLYVREGESRVCVAAEERRTGLKTTVAVGAVLPLGLGSAGKVLLAFSGEGLPEVRERGWAESVAEREEGVASVSAPVFGRDGELRGAVSASGPISRLGERPGERLAGPVVEAAERIGALL from the coding sequence GTGAGCGGGGTTGGGGTGCTTGATCGGTCGGTGGCTATTCTCGCGCGGCTCTCGGAGGGTCCGGCGACGCTCGGCGAGGTCGTTTCGGGTACGGGGCTTCCGAGGCCGACGGCGCACCGGCTGCTCTCGGCGCTTGAGAAGCATCATCTGGTGGCGCGTGCGGGGGGGCGGTACACGCTCGGGTCGCGGCTTTTCGGGTGGGGGAACCGGGCCGGGCTGGTGCCCGGGCTCGTGGAGGCGTCGCGGCCGGAGCTTGTTGGGCTCAGGGACCGGGTGGACGAGAGCGTGCAGCTCTACGTGCGCGAGGGAGAGAGCCGGGTCTGCGTGGCGGCGGAGGAGCGAAGGACCGGGCTGAAGACAACCGTCGCGGTCGGAGCGGTGTTGCCGCTCGGGCTGGGGTCTGCGGGGAAGGTGCTGCTCGCGTTCTCGGGCGAGGGACTGCCGGAGGTCCGGGAGCGAGGCTGGGCCGAGAGCGTCGCCGAGCGGGAGGAGGGCGTGGCGAGCGTGAGCGCGCCCGTGTTCGGGAGAGACGGGGAGCTCAGGGGAGCGGTATCGGCCTCGGGGCCGATCTCCCGCCTCGGCGAGCGCCCCGGAGAGCGACTCGCGGGGCCGGTCGTAGAGGCGGCGGAGAGGATCGGGGCGCTTCTCTGA
- the leuC gene encoding 3-isopropylmalate dehydratase large subunit, translated as MSKPKTMAEKVWERHVVRSAPGEPDLLYIDLHMVHEVTSPQAFEALRLAGRTVRRPDLTVATMDHNVPTTDFGVPVKDRVSAKQMEALRKNAEDFGIELHGWGSRGQGIVHVIGPEMGLTQPGMTIVCGDSHTATHGAFGALAFGIGTSEVEHVLATQTLPQRRPKTMAVTIEGELPEDVTAKDLMLGILNRIGTGGGVGYIIEYRGEAIRNLSMEGRMTICNMTIEGGGRAGMVAPDETTFEYVKGREHAPKGADWDIAVEEWKNLRTDEGAEFDKEVVIQAEELVPYVSWGTTPAQTVGLDEAVPEPENEGHERALKYMALEAGTPIREIEVDTVFLGSCTNGRIEDLRAAAKVLQGHKVKEGIRAMVVPGSMRVKLQAEEEGLDEVFKEAGFDWRNAGCSMCLGMNPDILMPGERCASTSNRNFEGRQGKGGRTHLVSPVVAAATAVVGRFASPNDLKATTEVK; from the coding sequence ATGAGCAAGCCAAAGACGATGGCCGAGAAGGTTTGGGAGCGACACGTGGTAAGGAGCGCGCCCGGCGAGCCGGACCTGCTCTACATAGACCTGCACATGGTCCACGAGGTGACGAGCCCGCAGGCGTTCGAGGCTTTGAGGCTCGCGGGAAGGACGGTTCGCAGACCCGACCTGACCGTTGCGACGATGGACCACAACGTGCCGACAACGGACTTCGGAGTGCCGGTAAAGGACCGCGTCAGCGCAAAGCAGATGGAGGCTCTTAGGAAGAACGCCGAGGACTTCGGCATCGAGCTTCACGGCTGGGGGAGCCGGGGGCAGGGAATAGTCCACGTTATCGGGCCGGAGATGGGCCTGACACAGCCGGGGATGACCATAGTGTGCGGCGACTCGCACACCGCCACGCACGGAGCGTTCGGGGCGCTTGCGTTCGGGATCGGCACGAGCGAGGTCGAGCACGTGCTGGCTACGCAAACGCTCCCGCAAAGGCGGCCGAAGACGATGGCCGTAACGATCGAGGGCGAGCTTCCAGAGGACGTAACGGCAAAGGACCTGATGCTCGGCATCCTGAACAGGATCGGCACCGGCGGCGGCGTCGGCTACATCATCGAGTACCGGGGCGAGGCTATCCGGAACCTCTCGATGGAGGGGCGGATGACGATCTGCAACATGACCATCGAGGGCGGCGGACGCGCCGGGATGGTCGCCCCGGACGAGACGACCTTCGAGTACGTGAAGGGACGCGAGCACGCCCCGAAGGGCGCCGACTGGGACATCGCGGTCGAGGAGTGGAAGAACCTCCGAACGGACGAAGGGGCCGAGTTCGACAAGGAGGTCGTTATACAGGCCGAGGAGCTTGTCCCGTACGTCTCCTGGGGGACGACCCCGGCCCAGACCGTCGGGCTCGACGAGGCCGTCCCCGAGCCCGAGAACGAGGGCCACGAGCGCGCCCTGAAGTACATGGCCCTTGAGGCGGGCACCCCGATCCGGGAGATCGAGGTGGACACCGTGTTTCTCGGCTCCTGCACGAACGGCCGCATAGAGGATCTCAGGGCCGCGGCGAAGGTGCTCCAAGGGCACAAGGTCAAGGAAGGCATCCGGGCGATGGTCGTGCCGGGCTCGATGCGGGTGAAGCTGCAGGCCGAGGAGGAGGGGCTGGACGAGGTCTTCAAGGAGGCCGGCTTTGACTGGCGCAACGCCGGGTGCTCGATGTGCCTCGGCATGAACCCGGACATCCTCATGCCCGGCGAGCGGTGCGCCTCGACCTCGAACCGGAACTTCGAGGGGCGGCAGGGCAAGGGCGGCCGGACGCACCTCGTGAGCCCGGTCGTCGCGGCGGCGACGGCGGTTGTAGGGAGGTTCGCCTCGCCGAACGACCTCAAGGCAACGACGGAGGTGAAGTAG
- a CDS encoding terpene synthase family protein encodes MDPVRGGAGGVAVPPVVCRFDEGLSPHVGEVRKLHARWCERHGIYPSAAVGELFTAMDIGDLACRMHPGGNAGDLALLADWSAWLLLRDDRWDAGEYLVEWERLAERDRVYLRLMRSGRTGEEPGSRRDGTRQDGLYTGLEDLCARLRRRAADNGLPDPVSAGFLTTMGTFFRGSVRQAFLQRRREVPDLKEYLELRRVTGGLDILTHVRAATDGFSLAGDALSGADARRLTLAADNICCWHNDLVSLNKELAGGEVNNLALVLVGDPASPCQTVEEGVEAVVGMIYSEQDEFARLGELLRRRGGPHARTTAWYVKMLEERISGIISWQDRCSRYQVERLQGERYGSP; translated from the coding sequence TTGGATCCGGTTCGTGGCGGCGCCGGAGGGGTGGCGGTCCCTCCCGTCGTGTGCAGGTTCGATGAGGGGCTGAGCCCTCACGTGGGGGAGGTCCGGAAGCTGCACGCGCGCTGGTGCGAGCGGCACGGAATCTACCCTTCGGCGGCTGTGGGGGAGCTGTTCACGGCGATGGACATCGGGGACCTTGCCTGCCGGATGCATCCCGGGGGGAACGCCGGGGACCTCGCCCTTCTTGCGGACTGGTCGGCCTGGCTTCTCCTGCGCGACGACCGGTGGGACGCCGGGGAGTACCTCGTCGAGTGGGAGCGGCTCGCCGAGCGCGACCGAGTCTACCTGCGGCTGATGCGGAGCGGACGGACCGGGGAGGAGCCCGGCTCCCGGCGGGACGGCACGCGGCAAGACGGACTCTACACCGGGCTCGAAGACCTCTGCGCCCGGCTGCGCCGGCGGGCAGCGGATAACGGACTTCCGGACCCGGTGAGCGCGGGCTTCCTGACGACGATGGGGACGTTCTTTCGCGGCAGCGTCCGGCAAGCGTTCCTGCAGCGGCGGAGGGAGGTCCCGGACCTGAAGGAGTACCTGGAACTCCGACGAGTGACGGGCGGCCTCGACATCCTGACCCACGTGCGGGCCGCGACGGACGGGTTCTCGCTTGCGGGCGACGCCCTCTCCGGCGCAGACGCCCGGCGGCTGACCCTCGCGGCGGACAACATCTGCTGCTGGCACAACGACCTCGTCTCGCTGAACAAGGAGCTTGCCGGGGGCGAGGTAAACAACCTCGCGCTCGTGCTCGTCGGGGACCCGGCGAGCCCGTGCCAGACGGTGGAGGAGGGCGTCGAGGCGGTCGTGGGGATGATCTACTCCGAGCAGGACGAGTTCGCCCGGCTCGGAGAGCTTCTAAGGAGACGCGGCGGCCCGCACGCCAGGACGACCGCGTGGTACGTAAAGATGCTGGAGGAGAGGATCAGCGGCATAATCTCCTGGCAGGACAGGTGCAGCCGGTATCAGGTCGAGAGGCTTCAAGGCGAGAGGTACGGAAGTCCGTAG